gggctgcttgtgtcatcacTTACGCATGCTGATGCGTTTCAtccctttatttcaatgacacttggcaaatttctattggtttctgaatagtgatagcaaaacctagcagcaatacgtggcgctttgtaattagttgtattttgtggacttggtagtatgatgtgtcagcttgtgataggtcgggaattctCTCTCTACAGTAACTTTAGCTCGAAAATGTCCActttatctctttctttgtGTATGTATCTCtgtcacactctctctctctctctctctaactttttTCACACTCCAGTCCGAGGAAGGAGAATGGAAGCTAGCTGTGCATCTGCCTCTGCATCATCAGAAGGAAGCTTGAGGAGGAGAGCACCATGCATGTGCTATTGCCCCTCCCCTCAGAAGCCCGTGCTAGTGGTGTCTTGGACAGAGAACAATCCAGGGAGAAGGTTCTATGGGTGTCCCAATTACTGGGTAAGTTGGTTTGTTAATTTTGTTGTCTGTTCATTTTGTtaatttgggtttgttgatcTGGGTTTGTTAATTTGGGTTTGCATTTTTGAGCTTTTGTAATTGGCAAGACATGGcctattttttggtttaaattaacTACCTGGATTATGACAGACATTTGTAATTGGGTATAGGCAGTGTTAGTAGTTGCTGTAACTAGTATTGGTAGTTAGTCTTTGATGTGGCTGAACTTAGACCACTCATGTACTGCATTTTTGGATATTTATGAATGACCTTATTAATGCAGACCTGAACTTTGATGTGTTGTTTTGGAGCTTCTTTTGATTTGTGTTGGAATTGCAATTTGGTAGTGTAGATTTTGAATGTGTTGGTAGTGAACAATGTGTTGGTAGTGCAGATTTTGAATTGCACTTAATTGGGTTGTTTTGgagcttcttttgttttgtgttggaATTGCAATTTGGTAGTGCAAATTTTGAATTGCACTTAATTGGGTTGTTTTGGAGCtacttttgttttgtgttggaATTGCAATTTGGTATGGTAGTTAGTCTTTGTGTTGGTAGTGCAGATTTGAAACTGCAGGTTTGGTACTACAGATTTGGTGACTTGTAATTAACCTGTTGATGACTTGTATTGCAAATTGGGATGATGATGACTTGTATTGCATATTTACTGCAGGTTAATGCAAATTTGGTAACCTGTTGTGTATTGCAAATTTGGTGAAATTGTTGTACATTGCAGCAAAATAGAATTTAGATTACCAATATTGCaaatttgggaaattaacaATCTAATTGCAATCAATTAAGGTAATTAACAAAGGATAACACTGAACTATGTCATTGCATTGCATATTTCATTCTGACATCATTTGGATACAAAGGATAAGACCCCATTGTCCTAACCCTGCCCTAACCCTGCCTACACCCCACATTGTCCAAAACATGCTACCCCCATACCCCACCCATCTAATTCACCAAAGCTAGAATCACACAAAGGCATATCCCACACAGTATCAGTGACAATATCAGACAGACTGTCAAAAACTTCTCCCTCTTCTTGCAAGTTGAAACCTCCACTTGGAGCCTGAGAATTTTCTGCCTCATTTCTGGGATCAGCACCTTCCCACGCTCACAAATCTCATCATCAACCCATTGGAAGAACTTGCACTTCTTACCAACctaaaattaaatccaaattccaaacaaaatgaacaaacaacaaaaccaaattaaCAAACCCAAATTAACAAAATGAACAGACAACAAAATTAACAAACCAACTTACCCAGTAATTGGGACACCCATAAAACCTTCTCCCTAGATTGTTCTCTGTCCAAGACACCACTAGCACGGGCTTTTGAGGGGAGGGACAATAGCACATGCGTGGTGCTCTCCTCCTCAAGCTTCCCTCTGATAATGCAGAGGCAGATGCACAGCTAGCTTCCATTCTCTTTCCTCGGACTGGAGTGTGAaaaaagttagagagagagagagagagtgacagAGATACATacacagagaaagagataaaGTGGACATTTTCGAGCTAAAGTTACCTTTTCGAGCTTCAACCCGCTGCTAAAATCTTGAAACTGCTGCAGATTTGGATTGAAGCTTCAACCCACGACGTTCTCCCttgttttcttcaattttcagtGTGCAATTTGGGGATTTTCTTAGGGATTTCGTTGTTTAGGGGTTTCACTCAACTCAAAATTGGGTTTGATTTAGAGATTTTAAGGATCGGGATGAGGAAGACAACGTAGGaattttagggttttctctgcaatttggggatttttgggatttttgtgtAGATAACTAAGGCAGTTGAGGAGTAGGGTCACATGGGGTCACATGAGGGGTCTGGGACGCGGGAAGATAAGGTGGACAGCTGAGGTGGCACGCACGTGAGTGGCATGTGAGTTTTGGCTGACTGAGGTGTCCACGTaggattattatattattattttaatgagtggGCTTGACAGGTGGAGGTCCGTTAAACACGTAGGATTATTCCGTTTCTAGCCTGACGgaaaggaccattttaaaaacaattttttttttttagggatgacattagcaaagaaatcaattttgggaccaaaatgggaattgacccaaaatgttgGGACTAAAGTGTATtttcgcctttttttttttgggagaaataattacaatatgttgcTAACCCCGTAACTCGAACCCTTTTTCCCCTAGAcctccaagcactttgtacatggggaggTGCCAACAATTGCTTCAAcaattatcaaatatttttttttgaaacttttcacATCTGCAAGGTCTATGCTGTATTgccttttaatatatatttatatacccACATTATGTGCTAACTCTTATATCGAGTTAGCACCAGAGTGTGTATATACCCACATTATGTAATTATAAGTGTGTAATTAAGTGTGTAATTTGATTTTATCGAAAGCACCAGATAAAATTAactatttcatcatttttttttcagagaCAATAGTTTTTTCGTGCATCGCACGACTTAGCGactaaatattaatattattatattaatattataatacaTTGTATATGTCAACTGTCAAggcatattattatttaatttatctaaaacttattaatgtgtattcttttatgttttctaaAACTCCTATTATATTTTGACagtactatttaatttatttatttaaaatattgatttaaaatGTGGGTTTTTGTTAACTTGGTAGATCAAGTTTTTTATCACCAAATAAGAGGCTTGAATAGAGTCTCTTATCATTGAATAAAAGGCCTAGATACGTCTAATCTACACGCACACAAAAATGTATTGGGAGTAATAATAAAAAGCACTTGTTATGGAGTGATCAGTATAAATTTCAAAtcctattatatttataaaaaaaaaaaaaattgtttaaaggATACTAATTGTGATTAATacaatttaaaagataatttcaCATGACtggataaaataatttatatatcttggattatataaaatatacattcaagaaagtaatatatatatatatatatatatatatatatatatgtatatatttatatatatatatatataaaaattagcCTTTGAGCCCACGCTCGCGTACGTGCTTAgtggctcttctatttttttttttttttttttttttttgtaaaggttaataatttacacttattattatttagaaatttttttttattcttcaaacaaataaaaaggataaactttagagataagcaataactgtaatttcttttttgaacgtgatggaaaaaaaaaatccgaaattttatgaattctctttttgaatccaaaaaaaaaaaattatttgacatttaccattcattaatgagtgtatttttgaaccacataaaagtctagTTGAAAGAGGAAAATCCTCTTATATCTATACTATACATAAGAGGATTCTTCTCTTTAAActagacttttatgtggtttaaaactatcctcattaatgaagggtaacttCTCTTAGAAATaaggtcataaatgtcaaataacaaatttcattttggattcaaaaagaaaactcctaaaatttatgatttttttttcatctctaaaatttagctttttttattcatttttcatcccCACAAAAGTAAAAcatctcaattaaaaaaaaaaaataataataataaaaagaagagaaattctAAAATGTATCCTTATTTCCCCTCACGttcatcttatttttcctaTCCAAACTTTTCTCTATATCACTACACTTTCTAACACacgttcaaaaaaaaaattatagttactGTTTATCTCTacaatttatcttttttatttgtttgaaaaataaaaaaaatattttcgaATTATAATGatgtaaattattaacatttacccaaaaattaaaagagcCTCTGAGTACGCACAATGCGTGTGCTTAGAGTATAGTATAGTATAGATTAATCATGTTAAAAACATGGTTTAAGAGTGTATACTATATAGATATGTGTATTATTTGgtggttttaaaatatattcGTCAATTCAACTTGGCCCTTCTTGAGATATACATATAGGCTCTTTCAGTACTGTATTGAAGGGTTATGAATTAATTTGAAAAGTCATCTCATCTTAAAATTTCTAATTCAAATGAAGagttagagcaaccacatcaattCGTTCAAATTTTCTGTCTATTTAGCAAGAAAAAACTTACTTTTgttattttacacatccacttctacaaaacactcacatcggtttatctattttacacatttattcaataaaatattcattctttttaaattttttattatttccttcccTCTCCTCTCTGCGTCTTCTTCGTCGAGCCACACCCACACCTAGCCAGCCACCCTTCAACAAAATCCTTCAACAAACCATACCCACCgagccacacccacacccaccgATCCATCGAGCCACTCCCACACCCAAACCCATTCATCGCCCACCCAATCAGCTGCAAGatcatcaaaacccaccaatGAACCAGAAAAAACAAGCCGATCAAGATCAAAACCCACTGACCCACACCcacaatcaaccaaaaaaccagaaaaaaaaaaagaaaaaaaaaaagaaaccaacaaCGGTGAGATCGGACTGAGGTGAGATCGGAGCTTATGTGATTGGAGCTTTTGAAGGGATTCGACGTGATCAGAGCTTATGTGATCGAACTGAGGTGAGATTGGTGAGACTAAGGGAGAGAtaaaacgagagagagagagagagagagagagagaggtgagagtgagaAGCTGAgttgaaggagagagaaacaaatattaaaataaggtataaacgagctacagtaaccgtgtaaatatacacaattaCTGTAGCTTGTGGATaaatttgcacaattttgcatgtgttttacacccactgatgtgggtatttttttgctcaaattatgtaaattttgtCACTTTTTGCATTTTATAAGACTTTAGATTGACTGGTGTGGATGCTTATAGCTCTTTATTGTATATAAATCAAGAAGTTGGAATTGCATTTTCATAAAAGATGTAATTGTGTAAGCTTTCATATGATTAGTAACACgtatttaaagtttaaaactgCCTCTTTTTaagtataactttttaaaattatatatctttttaaagtaatttttttaatctgaaaaataaattgttatcCTCTTATTGTTGCATTGTTGTTGTCCTTTTcctgtttgttgtttttttaattattattaagttTATGTCTTtatcttaagttttttttattattcatccATAATAGAGTAATTAAATTTTACGTTGGTTCCCCACTTGGATCTTTTTTGGATTTAGACTAGACTGTAAACTAAATATATGTCATTAAGCACAAACATAAATACACCATTAATGGTTGGTTGCATATTTCAAGTATTGTTGTTcattcttctcaaaaagaacacacacacacacacacacacacacacacatatatatatatatatatatatatatagagtttaaaatgatgtgaaaattgtgatttttttaaaaagtaagattgtgatttaaaaagtgttgtaaaaataagtatttaaaaatattgtgaaaatatgtgatcatattataaaaaaaaatatgtttagtacTACATTtctaatgacatttttttaaataaaaaacataattgtatATTTAGTGTATTCagagtttttttaataaaaaatgtaactttTCTGACGTAAACAgtaaaatttgattatttatttattctctttctttcctcttcGTCTCATCTCTCTCCTCTGCAAGTCCAAGCTTGAACAAGTCACTGAATCAATTAATGCAAACCCAACTGAATCAAAGccaaattactattttttttttaatttagacaAAATTGTATTAATGAATCAAAGAATAacgaagcaaaagaaaagaaagaagcaagcCCGTTCTCCagtcaaaaaagaaacaaaagaaaaaaattacaaggagAAAACTGGTCATCTAAACCCAGAAAAAAGAACATAAGagaagacccaaaaaaaaattatcaactaggatattaaaataaaaaagaagaagaagaagaatagaagaagaaaaagaagttagcgtgcaagaaaaaaaaaaaaaaaaagagtaaaaaaaccaagagaagaaaaagtaaGCGGCAGCGTgcaagagaaaaaggaaaagaaaaagaaaaagaaagaaaaggaagaaagaagaagaacaaatcCGTGGGTGTTGTCAAAtctggagagagaaaaagacaaagaaaaagaaaagtaaagtaaagagagagagaaagcaaagTTGGGTATTGTGAAAGGGTTAGCGACGTAACGTGCCCATTAACAATACAAAAAAGTTAGAAAAGCTTGCAAAGTACACTTATGACATGaaataagagatttttttttttttggtaaataatgTGCGGCTGTGTGAGTGCTGTGGGGAATTGTGTTTTTCTTACGTGTTActtgagtttttgaaactcgaattctattttaaacttgaattttacaaaattaagctataaaaaagtgataaattattaaatatttattaaacagTAGTAAAacattacatattttttcaaataatggtATTTGGCTATTTTGACCCCCCAGAATAGTAGGGGAAAAATGAATAGAGTTGTTGCAAATGTGCAAGTGATGCCacaataggttttttttttttttttttttttttagttcaagtGCTGCCACGattcttgaaagaaaaaagttgaataaaaaaaataatataatatctaATTTTGCACGGTCACACGAATTTGAAGTCCTATAATTAAAAGACTTGTTTTTATTCTACCAGGGCcggtttcaaaattttaataaattttaaaagctTAAATTGGCACACATAATAACAAGTGACATAGCTAATTTGGTATACGCTCAGGATTTGGCATAGCCAATTTTGTAAAAATCATTGCCATATCactaaaatacttttaaaaaaaatttacttctcTTGAAGGAATTTCATTTTCTAATAATTAAAAGACTTCTTCAAAAATTTTacttctctaaaaaaattcaaacaagttCAGGCACCACcacaattcttaaaaaaaataatgttgaagaattaacacacacaaaaaaaaaaaaaaaatcaagtgttGTTATAtcttattaatataattttatcatgAATTTTAGCTAATCCTATGACTTAAGGAGTAGTTTTAcatattttgacaaaaataataaattaaaatataatataattttttttttcatataccACTACAATTGACAAATTTGGTTACATACTAGTGTATTTGTTATAGAAAGATACATGGATGTATGATATTACAATTGTCAGACTGTGTTTACTCTCTTGCTGTGGCCTttggcattttttatttatttattgaaaatgaacAGGAACACGTATTTCTGTTTGGACTTTAGAAGTATTTTTGTGTGTTAGGTTTGGCATATTAGAGAAAGCAGTAATGGAATTGGTCATAGTTGGCATGTGAGATATGTCACAATGGAGAAGTTATGTTGCTTCTAGGATTTATTAGATACGTTAAGCGGAGACTAAAGGCAGAGAGATTAGGCTATGGAATGGCTCTTTGTTGGCATCAGATAGGTAACTGTTAAAAGCAACGGAGAGGTGATAGTTTTGTATAGCTAATTTTAACTATTATTGGGTGTGCAGCTTATAATATACTTTTAGAGGCATTGCAATTATAGGCCATGCACTTTTGATGAAGCTTCTGATAAACCATTTTCTGTCTGATCAATTAAGTTAAGACTAGTTATGGCACATAGAGTGGTCCTGTGCTAGTGGATACTAGGAATATTAAGAAGAATAAACTTGagaatatatttatttagttgatCTATTAGTCTGACTAGGGTCGGAGCCAGAACTTGGTATTAAGGGGGTGAAGTATaactaaaacaaaatcattacaaaactctaaataagtttttcatttaatattaGGTTGTGTTTGACATTAGCTTAAAAAGCCagctttttttactatttatcttttttttactaCTGTTTATGGGTTTCATTaaactttttggtattattcataagtctcactatatttacaatactttttaactttatttacagtactttcaataaaaagtttttaatttcagttAAATAAACTGTTCTCAAATAAATTCTTAATAAACCGTCAACAAGGATTACACAAAGAAATAAATGCAcatacaggaaaaaaaaaaaaaatcattgttgcACTATGTACACAACACAGCACTACAATTCACTAACTTTATTATATCTCAACTCCcaattaatttcaaagtttcaaacaaactcaatttttactttaaaaaaaagacactaaCAGACAAACATAACtatttaccattaaaaaaactTCTATTCATATAATTAAGcacaaaaagacaaagaaaaaagaagacaaaattcAACTCACAGAGCACAACATATGGGTGGATATCAATCCACCACTAGGCACTTCTACTATTTCTTTTTAAGTCATTGTTTAAGTctcttaaaaagagaaagaactctctctctctctctctctcttttgtatcAAACAGTTCAAGTACCCGTTTGTTACGGCTTTTAGAAGCCTAAACATactttttgagagaaaaaatgaaagtCAAGCATTTGGTAATGTTTCAAAACGTGCTTTCTCAAAAAAGTTACGTTTTGAAATGCAAAGAATTAAGCCAAAACATGCGGGCAAGTTTGAGGAGCTTTTGCAATTGATCAATATTACCATTGGAAATGCAAGAAATGACCCAAATTACCCACATCTCACTAACCACAAAATacactgaaaactgaaaagacaaacacaaaaaataagagaaattacCTGTGAAGATCAAGGTGAAGAAGTGCGTGGGTGTGGGCTGAGAGAGGTATTGAAGatttttggtgaaattaagAGAAATTACCTGTGAAGATCAAGATGAAGAAGTGCATGGGTGTGAGCTTTGTGTGgttaaatttag
The sequence above is drawn from the Castanea sativa cultivar Marrone di Chiusa Pesio chromosome 5, ASM4071231v1 genome and encodes:
- the LOC142634605 gene encoding uncharacterized protein LOC142634605 gives rise to the protein MEASCASASALSEGSLRRRAPRMCYCPSPQKPVLVVSWTENNLGRRFYGCPNYWVGKKCKFFQWVDDEICERGKVLIPEMRQKILRLQVEVSTCKKREKFLTVCLILSLILCGICLCVILALVN